In the genome of Fusobacterium necrogenes, one region contains:
- a CDS encoding pyridoxal phosphate-dependent aminotransferase, which produces MKLNSQVESLQFSLIRVLKNEASKYSDVIDLTIGEPDIPTPRGLVYEAMEYGKNHQLKYATSGGGTLIGKLIADYYNRIYGGAYSEENIITNIGATEALSSAMRTILNPDDEVLMTIPYYPGYPAMIKLCYSKPIFVDISKSEFRLTKELLENYVTSKTKAILLSNPCNPTGNVMSYQEMQEIVTFVSERDIFLISDEIYSSLAFYEYHSFAEFESIRDKLIIINGFSKSHSMTGWRIGYTICPKEYRKYFLNTSFYTVSSSMTLSLKGAELALIKYEDRNELVAEYRARAEYLTEKLEKIGFRVLKPKGAFYIFADYSELSDLDSLEFSIDVLKKTKVAVVPGAAFGVEKYVRFALTVDISTLEKAMKRLEKYR; this is translated from the coding sequence ATGAAACTGAATAGTCAAGTAGAGAGTTTACAGTTTTCCTTGATTAGAGTCTTAAAAAATGAAGCTAGTAAGTACTCTGATGTTATAGATTTAACAATAGGTGAACCAGATATTCCTACACCAAGAGGATTAGTATATGAAGCTATGGAATATGGAAAAAATCATCAATTAAAGTATGCTACTTCTGGTGGAGGAACTTTAATTGGAAAATTAATAGCAGACTACTATAATAGGATTTATGGTGGAGCTTATAGTGAAGAAAATATAATTACAAATATTGGTGCTACTGAAGCTCTCTCTTCGGCTATGAGGACGATATTAAACCCAGATGATGAGGTTTTAATGACGATACCTTATTATCCAGGATACCCAGCAATGATAAAACTTTGTTATTCTAAGCCAATATTCGTAGATATTAGTAAGAGCGAATTTAGACTAACTAAAGAATTATTAGAAAACTATGTGACATCTAAGACAAAGGCTATACTTTTAAGTAATCCATGTAATCCAACTGGGAATGTTATGAGCTATCAAGAAATGCAAGAAATAGTTACATTTGTAAGTGAAAGGGATATATTTTTGATTTCTGATGAAATATATAGCTCACTAGCTTTTTATGAATATCATTCTTTTGCTGAGTTTGAGAGTATAAGAGATAAACTAATTATTATAAATGGATTTTCTAAATCACATTCAATGACAGGATGGAGAATAGGCTATACTATATGTCCTAAAGAATATAGAAAGTATTTTTTAAATACTAGTTTTTATACAGTTAGTTCATCTATGACTCTTTCATTAAAAGGAGCTGAATTAGCTCTTATAAAATATGAGGATAGAAATGAATTAGTAGCAGAATATAGAGCTAGAGCAGAATATTTGACAGAGAAACTTGAAAAAATTGGATTTAGGGTGTTGAAGCCTAAAGGAGCTTTTTATATATTTGCTGATTATTCCGAACTGTCTGATTTGGATTCATTAGAGTTTTCAATAGATGTACTGAAAAAAACAAAAGTAGCAGTAGTTCCTGGCGCTGCTTTTGGAGTTGAAAAGTATGTAAGATTTGCTTTAACAGTAGATATATCTACTTTAGAGAAAGCTATGAAAAGATTAGAAAAATATAGATAG